In Rahnella aquatilis CIP 78.65 = ATCC 33071, one DNA window encodes the following:
- a CDS encoding YacC family pilotin-like protein, whose product MKKTTLCLLLLSLLGFSSASQALSESEAEDLADLTAVFVYLKNNCGYEQLPNTQIKRAIVFFAQQNRWDLSNYNSFNMQSMGEESYRDLSGIAVPKPTKCKSLARDSLSLLAYTN is encoded by the coding sequence ATGAAAAAAACAACACTGTGTTTGTTATTACTGTCGCTGCTCGGTTTCTCCTCCGCCAGTCAGGCACTGAGTGAATCAGAAGCGGAAGATCTGGCGGATCTGACGGCCGTCTTCGTTTATCTGAAAAATAACTGCGGTTACGAACAACTGCCGAACACCCAAATCAAACGGGCTATCGTGTTTTTCGCGCAGCAAAACCGCTGGGATCTGAGCAATTACAACAGCTTTAACATGCAGTCGATGGGCGAAGAAAGCTACCGTGATCTGAGCGGGATCGCCGTGCCTAAACCGACAAAATGTAAGTCTCTGGCGCGCGACTCGCTGAGTTT